One Sodalinema gerasimenkoae IPPAS B-353 DNA segment encodes these proteins:
- a CDS encoding methyltransferase: MTVPAYYDRINHQLLESIPKNLGRIVEVGCGTGALGAAYKKNNPNSEYIGLELNPEAVTIAQERLDRALCFNVEDSDESQLGIAPQSCDALIYGDVLEHLQDPWTILNHHVSWLKPGGYLLASIPNIQHWTILRDLIQGKWDYQDEGLLDRTHLRFFTLDSMQKLLTGAGLIIQGVSRILAHNPKEFEDFYPKLEPLAQHLKVDPNRFKLLTETHQYILTGVKTQRRLFIQTLMMAPLACDRIRILEPDQFSNRITGVRAVSSVQSATLSLAEADEEKVFIWQRALLKPKTALAQQKNLLQRGYLIVSEIDDDPLRWETPSDNGLFSYRSCHCVQTSTEPLAEFLRQYNPYVKVFPNQLAKLPKPRPQSDYETATVFFGALNREDDWKPLIQTINEILDELGDRVSVKVLHDRQFFEALNTPHKAFSPFCAYDSYQQVIRSSTVALLPLEPTRFNTMKSDLKFVECAGQGVAVLASPTVYERSLQDGKTGLLYRSVDDFGAKFRELLVSPSLRQQLGQAAYQWVAQHRLLEHHAQARAKWYFQMRDRLPELNDALKQRAPELFETP; this comes from the coding sequence ATGACGGTTCCCGCTTACTACGATCGCATTAACCATCAACTGCTAGAGAGTATCCCCAAAAACCTGGGCCGCATCGTCGAGGTCGGGTGTGGGACTGGGGCCCTAGGAGCCGCTTATAAAAAGAACAATCCTAACAGTGAATACATTGGCCTGGAGCTAAATCCCGAGGCGGTCACCATTGCTCAGGAGCGCCTCGATCGCGCCCTGTGTTTCAATGTGGAAGACTCTGATGAGAGCCAACTGGGAATCGCGCCTCAAAGCTGTGATGCCCTCATCTATGGCGATGTTTTGGAACATCTACAAGACCCCTGGACTATTCTCAACCACCATGTGTCCTGGCTTAAACCGGGGGGCTATCTCTTAGCCTCGATTCCCAATATCCAGCATTGGACGATTCTGCGGGATCTTATTCAAGGAAAATGGGACTATCAGGATGAAGGACTGCTCGATCGCACCCATCTGCGCTTCTTTACCCTGGATAGTATGCAGAAGTTGTTGACTGGCGCCGGGTTAATTATTCAAGGGGTTAGCCGCATTCTGGCCCACAACCCCAAGGAATTTGAGGACTTCTACCCGAAGCTTGAACCCCTGGCCCAACATCTCAAAGTGGACCCCAATCGCTTCAAACTGCTGACGGAAACTCATCAATACATCCTCACCGGGGTAAAAACTCAACGGCGGCTGTTTATCCAAACCCTGATGATGGCGCCGTTAGCCTGCGATCGCATCCGTATTTTAGAACCGGACCAATTTAGCAACCGGATTACGGGAGTTCGGGCCGTCTCCTCCGTGCAAAGTGCCACCCTCAGCCTCGCTGAAGCCGACGAAGAAAAAGTCTTTATCTGGCAACGGGCCCTCCTGAAACCTAAAACCGCCCTCGCACAACAGAAAAACTTACTGCAACGGGGTTATCTGATTGTCTCAGAAATTGATGATGACCCCTTACGCTGGGAAACTCCTTCTGATAATGGGTTGTTCTCCTATCGCAGTTGCCATTGTGTGCAAACCTCCACCGAGCCACTGGCGGAGTTTTTGCGCCAATATAACCCTTATGTGAAGGTTTTCCCCAACCAGTTAGCCAAACTCCCCAAACCTCGCCCCCAAAGCGACTATGAGACCGCCACCGTCTTTTTTGGGGCCCTAAACCGAGAAGATGACTGGAAACCCCTGATCCAGACCATTAACGAGATTCTAGATGAACTCGGCGATCGCGTCTCCGTTAAAGTTCTCCACGATCGCCAATTTTTCGAGGCCCTAAACACCCCTCACAAAGCCTTTTCCCCCTTCTGTGCCTATGACAGTTATCAGCAAGTCATTCGTTCAAGTACCGTAGCTCTGCTGCCCCTAGAACCAACTCGTTTTAATACAATGAAGTCTGACCTCAAATTTGTTGAATGTGCTGGCCAGGGGGTGGCTGTCTTGGCGAGTCCAACGGTCTATGAGCGCAGTCTCCAAGATGGGAAAACGGGGTTACTCTACCGCTCTGTAGACGACTTTGGAGCCAAGTTCCGAGAACTGCTCGTCAGTCCCAGCCTGCGACAACAGCTTGGACAAGCCGCCTATCAATGGGTTGCCCAACATCGCCTCCTAGAACATCATGCCCAGGCCCGAGCCAAATGGTATTTCCAGATGCGCGATCGCCTCCCCGAACTCAACGACGCTCTCAAACAGCGGGCCCCCGAATTATTCGAGACTCCGTGA
- a CDS encoding ATP-binding protein, protein MRQLMRQLKGRRLPIAAKLTATIALSAIISVSSVTLLSLHRKRQVYQEELESQATLVLNIVSRLAAAPLAAGTDAQLEELQQVLGGLAVEDGLVTVAIYDENGQLLLKLTPEEVANGETEFGSAILASGVPIFDWERDRLRSGQTIASGAETVGAIQLDFPISGFRQRLDNTRNSAILIGVLFTAAGVAVALWVGRSLGRPLHELAQATQWVAEGEFDRAMANESAIQQYRTRPDEIGGLALAFARMTSQIRDMVLYLEQRADQVQKSELKNQALLEAIPDTMFRLRTDGTYLDVQADKDQPLLLSRSGFLGKSLYEVLPTELADQTLHYAELARQSREVQIFEYALDIPNRKTGEVRLHNFEARIVTSGEDEVLAIVRDITERKRYEAAIEAERQQLQQIVTQAPVAMAMMDSDMCYLAYSNTWLSDFNLEKQSLIGKCHYALFSDLPERWRVLYDRALQGEIVSTPEDIWERDNGVQLYLRWAIHPWYTSEGQVGGVVIASTQINELVQAREAALETARLKSDFLANMSHEIRTPMNGVLGMTDLLMTTELDEEQLEFTEALRTSGEHLLNLINDILDFSKLEAEKLRLDRHPFELRACLNDVLSLFLMQSKEKGLSLKLHINPNLPDHLSGDSRRLRQVLMNLVGNALKFTDRGSVAVGVRAIGSKQGVLGEPGAEQGECETILTLQFAVRDTGIGIADGDRKYLFQAFSQVDASSTRRYGGTGLGLAICRQLVQKMGGQIWVESEPNQGSTFVFTAQFVELPAPTVESTPEEDANPQVPPEAKSASPSTAISTSTSTQNQTTTAVASQGLNSTESLTSPPKAEAAKPAAIGKVLVVEDTHINQKVVMNQLKLLGYKAACVNNGQEALDQLRQERFDMVLMDCQMPVLDGYQATQRLRLREEDSDRHTVIVGLTAHAMQGDREKCLDAGMDDYLAKPVTMEKLKSVLEHWMSKIDSSTSQRSSALSQNGASPNSNLSTSASMADPTTAKSDIYIDWDRLHEVSGDDLEFELDLLDSFMDSARDYVAGAETAMAEGDIETFSRLTHQIKGASGNVGIPSMMKLAGTLNEQVKHNPITPQMLQDINAGVTQLSQMLDQVAAVIANLAQELEA, encoded by the coding sequence ATGCGTCAATTGATGCGTCAACTTAAAGGTCGTCGCTTACCCATCGCCGCCAAGCTAACGGCGACCATCGCCCTGTCGGCGATCATCAGTGTGAGCAGTGTGACGCTGTTGTCACTGCATCGCAAACGACAGGTTTACCAAGAAGAACTCGAAAGCCAAGCCACCCTAGTCCTGAACATAGTATCCCGCTTGGCCGCTGCTCCCCTGGCGGCTGGCACGGACGCTCAACTAGAAGAACTGCAACAAGTCCTAGGGGGCCTGGCGGTTGAAGATGGCCTCGTCACCGTGGCGATTTATGACGAAAATGGTCAACTGCTCTTAAAATTAACCCCGGAAGAGGTCGCCAATGGCGAGACTGAATTTGGCTCGGCGATTTTAGCCAGTGGCGTTCCCATCTTTGACTGGGAGCGAGATCGTCTGCGTTCTGGACAAACCATCGCCTCAGGTGCTGAAACCGTCGGCGCAATCCAGTTAGACTTTCCCATTAGCGGTTTTCGCCAACGCCTCGACAATACGCGCAACAGTGCCATTTTAATTGGGGTGTTGTTTACCGCCGCTGGTGTGGCGGTGGCCCTGTGGGTGGGTCGCTCCCTGGGTCGTCCCCTCCACGAACTGGCTCAAGCCACCCAGTGGGTCGCCGAAGGGGAGTTCGATCGCGCCATGGCCAATGAAAGTGCCATCCAACAGTATCGCACTCGTCCCGATGAAATTGGCGGTCTGGCCCTGGCCTTTGCCCGCATGACCTCGCAAATCCGGGATATGGTGCTATATCTCGAACAACGGGCCGACCAAGTTCAAAAAAGTGAACTTAAAAATCAAGCCCTTCTCGAAGCCATCCCAGATACCATGTTTCGTCTACGAACGGATGGAACTTATCTGGATGTTCAGGCCGATAAGGATCAACCTCTTCTATTATCTCGTAGTGGGTTTCTCGGCAAAAGTCTCTACGAAGTTTTACCAACAGAACTCGCAGACCAAACCCTTCATTATGCTGAGTTAGCTCGGCAATCGCGAGAAGTACAAATCTTTGAATATGCCCTCGATATTCCCAATCGCAAAACCGGAGAGGTGCGACTGCATAATTTTGAGGCGCGGATTGTAACCAGTGGTGAAGATGAGGTTCTGGCAATTGTCCGGGATATCACCGAACGCAAACGCTACGAAGCGGCCATTGAAGCGGAGCGACAGCAACTGCAACAAATTGTTACCCAAGCACCGGTCGCTATGGCCATGATGGACAGCGATATGTGCTATCTCGCCTATAGTAATACCTGGCTAAGTGACTTTAATCTTGAAAAACAATCCCTAATTGGCAAATGTCATTACGCCCTCTTTTCGGACTTACCTGAACGCTGGCGAGTGTTATATGATCGGGCGTTACAGGGTGAAATTGTCAGTACCCCTGAAGATATTTGGGAACGGGACAATGGGGTGCAACTTTATTTGCGCTGGGCGATTCATCCCTGGTACACCTCAGAAGGACAAGTGGGGGGTGTGGTGATTGCCAGTACCCAAATTAACGAGTTAGTCCAGGCTCGGGAAGCGGCGTTAGAAACGGCTCGCTTAAAGTCAGATTTCTTAGCCAATATGAGTCATGAAATCCGGACTCCAATGAACGGGGTTTTAGGAATGACTGACCTGTTGATGACAACGGAACTGGATGAAGAACAATTAGAGTTTACTGAGGCCTTAAGAACCAGTGGCGAACATCTTTTAAATCTAATCAATGATATTTTAGACTTCTCGAAATTAGAGGCAGAGAAACTTCGGTTAGACCGGCATCCATTTGAATTGAGAGCCTGTCTCAATGACGTTTTAAGTTTATTTTTAATGCAGTCAAAGGAGAAAGGATTATCTCTGAAACTGCATATTAACCCCAATCTCCCCGATCACCTATCCGGTGATTCCCGTCGACTGCGACAGGTGTTAATGAATTTAGTGGGTAATGCCCTTAAATTTACCGATCGCGGCTCCGTGGCCGTTGGCGTACGGGCCATTGGCTCCAAACAAGGGGTTCTCGGAGAACCGGGGGCAGAACAGGGGGAATGTGAAACAATTCTAACCCTACAATTTGCCGTTCGTGACACCGGAATTGGCATTGCCGATGGCGATCGCAAATACCTGTTTCAAGCCTTTTCCCAGGTGGATGCCTCTAGTACCCGTCGCTATGGAGGAACGGGTCTGGGGTTAGCCATCTGTCGTCAGTTGGTACAAAAAATGGGGGGGCAAATTTGGGTAGAAAGTGAACCCAACCAAGGCTCAACCTTCGTCTTTACGGCCCAGTTTGTGGAGCTTCCCGCTCCAACGGTTGAATCCACGCCAGAGGAAGACGCTAACCCCCAAGTTCCTCCTGAGGCTAAGTCTGCCTCCCCCTCAACCGCAATCTCAACCTCAACCTCGACCCAGAACCAGACAACCACCGCCGTCGCCTCCCAGGGATTGAACTCAACTGAGTCCCTAACCTCCCCCCCAAAGGCTGAAGCCGCCAAACCCGCTGCTATAGGCAAGGTTTTGGTGGTCGAGGATACCCATATTAACCAAAAAGTGGTGATGAACCAACTAAAGTTACTCGGGTATAAGGCTGCCTGTGTTAATAATGGTCAAGAAGCGTTAGATCAGCTTCGGCAAGAACGATTTGACATGGTGTTAATGGATTGTCAGATGCCTGTATTAGATGGCTATCAGGCAACCCAACGCCTACGCTTACGAGAGGAAGACAGCGATCGCCATACGGTCATTGTTGGCCTCACCGCTCATGCCATGCAGGGCGATCGCGAAAAGTGTTTGGATGCGGGTATGGATGATTACCTGGCCAAACCCGTCACCATGGAAAAACTTAAATCTGTTTTGGAACATTGGATGTCAAAAATTGACTCATCAACCTCTCAGAGGTCATCAGCTCTTTCTCAGAATGGGGCTAGTCCTAACTCTAACCTTTCAACATCAGCGTCTATGGCAGACCCTACCACCGCAAAATCCGATATTTATATCGACTGGGATCGTCTTCATGAAGTTTCCGGCGATGATCTTGAATTTGAATTAGACCTCCTCGACTCATTTATGGACTCGGCCCGAGACTATGTGGCGGGTGCGGAAACGGCGATGGCTGAGGGGGATATTGAGACGTTTTCACGGCTGACTCATCAGATTAAGGGGGCCAGCGGCAACGTGGGGATTCCGTCAATGATGAAATTAGCAGGAACCTTGAATGAACAGGTGAAACATAACCCCATCACCCCGCAGATGTTACAGGACATCAATGCAGGGGTGACACAGTTGAGTCAGATGTTGGATCAGGTAGCAGCGGTCATCGCGAATTTGGCTCAAGAGTTAGAGGCGTGA
- a CDS encoding RibD family protein, protein MLNLPMSRPYTTVILAMTADGKISDVSRSGVTFGSSVDYKHLEQRVAEADGVLMGGTTLRSGETAMRVQAAEWLTARTEAGKPPQPVQIVCSASGEIDPDFPFFRQPIPRWLLTTPRGAEFWQTHAGFERVLTGGTSTDGVDFSVAFGELRELGIERLAVLGGGTLIASLFDLGLVDELWLTVCGYIFGGSQAPTPVDGLGFARDRAPRLRLLDVQRVEDEVFLQYQVRRSPPENLATS, encoded by the coding sequence ATGCTCAATCTTCCCATGTCTCGTCCTTACACAACTGTTATCCTGGCCATGACCGCCGATGGCAAAATTTCTGATGTGAGCCGCTCAGGGGTGACCTTTGGCTCCTCCGTCGATTATAAACATTTAGAACAACGGGTGGCTGAGGCCGATGGGGTGTTGATGGGGGGGACGACGTTACGGTCTGGGGAGACGGCGATGCGTGTTCAGGCTGCGGAGTGGCTAACGGCTCGCACGGAGGCGGGGAAACCACCGCAACCGGTTCAGATCGTTTGTTCGGCCTCTGGGGAAATTGATCCGGATTTCCCCTTTTTTCGTCAGCCGATTCCCCGCTGGCTACTCACCACCCCTCGGGGGGCTGAGTTTTGGCAGACTCATGCTGGTTTTGAACGAGTTTTGACTGGGGGAACCTCGACGGATGGGGTAGATTTTTCGGTGGCTTTCGGGGAGTTGAGAGAGTTGGGGATAGAACGCCTGGCGGTGTTGGGGGGAGGAACCCTGATTGCGAGCTTGTTTGACTTGGGATTGGTGGATGAGTTGTGGTTGACTGTCTGTGGTTATATTTTTGGCGGCAGTCAGGCCCCGACGCCGGTAGATGGATTAGGTTTTGCGCGCGATCGCGCCCCTCGCTTGCGTTTGCTGGATGTGCAGCGCGTCGAGGATGAGGTGTTTCTACAGTATCAGGTCCGGCGATCGCCCCCGGAGAATCTGGCAACCTCTTAG
- a CDS encoding UDP-glucuronic acid decarboxylase family protein, whose amino-acid sequence MRILVTGGAGFLGSHLVDRLMEQGHEVLCLDNFFTGRKDNILKWMDSPYFEVIRHDITEPIRVEVDQIYHLACPASPVHYQYNPVKTVKTNVLGTLHMLGLAKRIRARMLLASTSEVYGDPDVHPQTEAYRGNVNPIGIRACYDEGKRIAETLCFDYHRQNNVDIRVMRIFNTYGPRMQENDGRVVSNFIVQALRGIPLTVYGNGQQTRSFCYVSDLIDGMMRLMNNNEHIGPVNIGNPNEYTILQLAETIQRLINPNVEIQFEPLPQDDPQQRQPDITRAKEWLGWTPTIELEEGLKQTITDFRDRLSLK is encoded by the coding sequence ATGAGAATATTAGTTACCGGTGGTGCGGGATTCCTGGGTTCCCACCTCGTCGATCGCCTGATGGAACAAGGCCATGAAGTCCTCTGTCTCGATAACTTTTTCACCGGGAGAAAGGACAACATCCTCAAATGGATGGATTCCCCTTATTTTGAGGTGATTCGCCACGATATTACCGAACCCATCCGTGTCGAAGTGGATCAGATTTATCATCTGGCTTGTCCCGCGTCCCCGGTTCATTACCAGTACAATCCCGTTAAAACGGTGAAAACCAACGTCTTGGGGACTCTACATATGTTAGGGCTGGCCAAACGCATTCGGGCCCGTATGTTATTGGCCTCGACCTCGGAAGTCTATGGAGACCCCGATGTTCACCCGCAAACGGAAGCCTATCGGGGAAACGTGAACCCGATTGGGATCCGTGCCTGTTACGACGAAGGGAAGCGTATCGCTGAAACCCTCTGTTTCGACTATCATCGTCAAAATAACGTCGATATCCGGGTGATGCGGATTTTCAACACCTATGGGCCACGGATGCAGGAAAATGATGGACGGGTGGTGAGTAATTTCATTGTCCAGGCCCTGCGGGGAATTCCTCTGACGGTGTATGGGAATGGCCAGCAAACTCGCAGTTTTTGCTATGTCTCAGACCTCATCGATGGCATGATGCGATTAATGAATAATAATGAGCATATTGGCCCGGTGAACATTGGCAATCCCAACGAGTACACGATTCTGCAACTGGCCGAGACGATTCAGAGGCTCATTAACCCCAATGTAGAGATTCAGTTCGAGCCACTTCCCCAGGATGACCCGCAACAGCGCCAGCCTGACATCACCCGGGCCAAGGAGTGGTTGGGGTGGACGCCAACCATTGAACTCGAAGAAGGACTTAAGCAAACGATTACGGATTTCCGCGATCGCCTGAGCTTGAAGTAG